One region of Drosophila kikkawai strain 14028-0561.14 chromosome 2R, DkikHiC1v2, whole genome shotgun sequence genomic DNA includes:
- the LOC108072283 gene encoding ELAV-like protein 2, with protein MQNPKEWTSKALDEPHAKPRPTNLIINYLPKDTSDEELYDIFSTFGAIRSSKIIRDNFGSCVGYGFVDFVNSRFAHVAQMIVNGRELRGKHLKVSFALPRGIDIAKCNLFVKYLPVNVNKEELENLFETHGTLSRVKVVGDKFNGMMEPQLNVAYVRFREPADAEKAKIALDGYCFPGAKRPISVQIFTRRENPRVDEAQAIEEGRWNPSPPLGAEGVLERPWSPPPARDPIFSDLD; from the coding sequence ATGCAGAACCCCAAGGAATGGACCAGCAAGGCTCTAGACGAACCCCATGCCAAGCCCCGTCCCACTAACCTCATCATCAATTACCTTCCCAAGGATACTTCCGACGAGGAGCTGTAcgacattttctctacatttggTGCCATTCGTAGCTCCAAGATAATTCGAGATAATTTCGGCTCATGTGTCGGCTATGGATTCGTGGATTTCGTCAACAGCCGCTTTGCCCACGTGGCCCAAATGATTGTAAACGGACGCGAGCTGCGCGGCAAGCACCTTAAGGTGTCGTTCGCCCTGCCGCGCGGCATTGACATTGCCAAGTGCAATCTGTTTGTCAAGTATCTGCCGGTGAACGTTAACAAGGAGGAGCTGGAAAACCTTTTCGAAACCCATGGCACCCTCTCGAGGGTGAAGGTCGTGGGCGACAAGTTCAACGGGATGATGGAGCCGCAGCTAAATGTGGCCTATGTGCGCTTCAGGGAGCCCGCCGACGCCGAGAAGGCCAAGATCGCTCTCGACGGGTACTGCTTTCCAGGGGCCAAGCGCCCCATCTCTGTCCAGATTTTCACGAGGCGAGAAAACCCGAGAGTGGATGAAGCCCAGGCCATAGAGGAGGGTCGTTGGAATCCCTCACCGCCGCTGGGTGCAGAGGGTGTCTTGGAGAGGCCTTGGTCTCCCCCGCCGGCTCGTGACCCTATCTTTTCAGATTTAGATTAA
- the LOC108072289 gene encoding ras guanine nucleotide exchange factor B-like produces MGFPWWLSLFIFWQFAAPSIADDYDNINMNENLIVIDGTVNEETTTTTTTTTTTTTTTPPPPPPPPGAPPAFAWRTTLFPKLTFPTRA; encoded by the exons ATGGGTTTTCCCTGGTGGCTATCTCTATtcattttttggcaatttgcTGCACCTTCAATCGCCGAT GATTACGATAATATCAATATGAATGAGAATCTTATAGTTATTGATGGGACCGTAAATGAGGaaactacaactacaactacaaccacaaccacaaccacaaccacaactccacctccgcctccaccaccaccaggaGCTCCACCTGCTTTTGCATGGCGAACCACCCTATTTCCGAAACTA ACATTCCCAACTCGTGCTTAA
- the Grx1t gene encoding uncharacterized protein Grx1t: MGSVISSMQMPQPLVSMESTQAIFVREIIANNKVVIFSKSYCPYSSMAKEQFRKMDVKPVAVELDLREDGAEIQAVLGRMTGAKTVPRCFINGKFVGGGTDVKRLYDQGILQKYFM; encoded by the coding sequence ATGGGTTCCGTGATCAGTTCTATGCAAATGCCCCAGCCCCTGGTGAGCATGGAGAGTACCCAGGCCATCTTCGTCCGCGAGATAATCGCCAACAACAAGGTGGTGATCTTCAGCAAATCCTACTGCCCCTACTCCAGCATGGCCAAGGAACAGTTTCGCAAGATGGACGTTAAGCCCGTGGCGGTGGAGCTGGACCTGCGAGAAGATGGCGCCGAGATCCAGGCAGTGCTGGGCAGGATGACGGGGGCCAAGACCGTGCCCCGGTGCTTCATCAATGGCAAGTTCGTGGGCGGCGGCACCGATGTGAAGCGACTCTACGATCAGGGCATcttgcaaaaatatttcatgTGA